A segment of the Lates calcarifer isolate ASB-BC8 unplaced genomic scaffold, TLL_Latcal_v3 _unitig_224_quiver_1732, whole genome shotgun sequence genome:
aaatatcatttatAAGGTACTTTGACTGATGTTTTATCTTTGAACAAGTGAACCAAACAGATAAATGTATAATAGCATGGTGTGGATATTTCAGCAGCAGAATAAGGTGATATAATAGCAATAAGGGATGTCTCcatgtatttaaaatgtcaattttatGATTGCTGCTGTTTCTAAAAATTGCGCACATGGTCCAGCCGTTATGTATAGTAGCTTGTGTTACGAATCTTGTTACGAATcacaactttaaaataaaataaaataaaaagccctTCTAAATTCCAAGGTATGGTACTGACAGTTGTAAATTGTGATGATTTCTGGTGTAGGTATAATCATTATCATCACAGAGATAATTAAATATACCTACCACAGAGTACAAGGTTAGTCACAGATTACACACAGAGCATCTGAAGCTGTATTCAGTTGGGACAACCTTTTGTCACAGGCTATATGCAGTCTGtaagctgctgtgtttctgattaCATCTGACATCCTTTCTTATGGAGATTTTAGTTATGTTGCGCTTTTCTATAACATTGACCGCCAGTGTGAAACTATTAACAAGTTTCACTATATAATGTGATCAGTCACATTGTTTTAATGATCCCATGgccttttctgtattttgtggTGGTATGATGTGAGTTTATAATGGGCTTTTAGGTTTTCTTGTCACAGAGCTACATCTTTGTCTCTGACAGAGACACTACACATATTACCGATTACTGCGAAGATGAAGAACTAAGAGACAGAATGAGCCGGATAAATACATCCAGAGAAGGACACAAGTCAATTGCTTTAGATTTGAAATATTACAAAGCACAGCAGGCTCCATCTCTAACTGAGCAACCAGGTAAGGTGAATATGCTGGACCACAAGACCAAGGACAACTCATACAGAGCAACAGGTGAAAGCCATTTTAAAGATGTCACGAGGGTAACTAGAAAAAAAACCCCTAAAAGTACAAAACAAAGCGCTGCATGTACAGAACGGTGTTTGATTGAAAAGATGGGACATAAAGGCTGAGAACACAACTCAAAATGTATCTGTGGTCTGATGATAAAACCACAGAACTCTTCAGTCACAGTTCTACGTGTTGTCTAGCATGGCCCTGACAGTATCTTTGTTTTTGCAGCAACTACAGTAATACTAACAATGAATGTGGCCAATGTAGACAAATTGTAGAGGAGAACCTGGAGGGAAAGGCCAAATACAAGTCTTTTAAAAAGGCAATGACAGTACACTGGGGGGTAAATGTACAGTAACCTCACTGTTACATAGGACTCACACATTTCTTGTAAAAaggatgaataaaaacaaagaaactgtcatatttcttctctttaagGTATAGTTACTATGTTGATGCAAATCCAATCAATGATTGCAAGCCAAATTTTATTTGCATGACACCAAAAATGAGGCCAgacttaaaatttaaatttcattaaCAATATGGTAGAAATTTTAAGAAAACTGTTCAATTTCACTCCTTTTTGCTTGACCAAGTTGGTGCAAATCTGCAAACAAGTGAACAATATCCAGATGTGTAAAGATAACAAAGATGTGTCCTTGGAGACCTGAGGGTAACACGCAGCCAACGGTGGTTCAAATTACTACTCAATTAAAGGGATgaatacagaaacaaatattATGTAGGGTTTCTATGAGCCACTTTGAATTAATTTGTGAACATTTCTGAAAACGGTATTTGACTTTGTTCCATGGGAAGCTTTGTGTAGCCTGGTGGCAAACAAAACCTCAATTTAGCCCATTTTTTATTTAGCCTGCACCACATAATACAAAGAAGTCAAGGGGCTTGATGGAGTTCTGAAGGTACACTACTCTCTGTGATAACTCAATATGTGAAACTACATCAAGAAGGCCATCTTCATACAAACatgaaatactgaaacaaaGTGCTAATATTTCCCAGTCAAGGACAAGATGAGATGTGTACAGTTATGTAGCTGAGCCAGTGAACttatctgatgaaaatgtaaaagcatGATATCTGAGGGCACTGGCTTTGTGGCCTGCTTGTATACAAAGAACTATGAGCAACGCTGCTTTTAAACCAGTGTCTTAGagaatgtagtttttttttttttttcaatccacacaaacaccagaTAATTTCACTTATTAGCTCTTTCCTCTTTGATTAAGGGAGCACGAATTATTCAAATCAGCTCATGTGGTATGAGACTGAGTCTTTTTGGCACAGGACCTGCAATGCTCTTGTGGTCCTTTGCCAAAATGAAAGCAGATTTTGTGACTGAAGAATTACTATGATTATTCAAGAGAAACAACTGGACCATTTTCTGCTAAGTGTCAGCCATACAGAAAAACTGTAGTATTACTGGTGCTTGcatcccttttttctgttttttggatTCATATAAACTTGGCAGAAGGCAAAAAGATACCCTCAACCGGTCACttcatcatcacatttttttaaaaattcacttGGCGACAAGTCTTTTCCCTTGTTTCACCTTGTTGAATACCATTGACATGCATAAAATTGGTTAAAACTTGCTAGTCACATGTCAACAAGCATGCATACTCCAAACAAAGCACACCTGCTGGGAGTTAAAGACAAGCTGGGATACTTACTGTGTCATCACTTCGGTAGGGGTTGAGTTTGTTGTACACCGCTTCAATAACACTTCGtctgagggaaagaaaaagtataaaaacactgaatgttgggtttcattaaaataaaaacattgaaaaagATACCCAGTGATTGAACTGGCAGTAACTGTCAGAAAGGAAAGCATGTCATTATGTGATGAAGTTGTCGTTGTCAATTCTAAGCACAAAGCTCACTCACTTGCTTGCCAGCTCTCCACCAGGAGGGAGGTTCGGGATGCTCTCAGATGCTAACGTCCGCATAACATGGACCAAATCCGGGACACCTTCATCCCCCTGCTTTTTGATGATCTCTGTTGgtaaacaaaattattttcttttggatCCTTTTATAAGACCATACAAGAGAGCTTCTAATATAGATAGGAAAAAAAAGCCTATCTGTATAAGAATGTACAGTAGAGAAAAACTGTGATTGAAACCTCCCATATTTAGAATGAGAAAGAACAGAACAGGGTTGTGTCGCTTGTGTCGATTGtgacgctgtgtgtgtgcatatactttaaatattatgtttttctcacacacacaacatctaCAGTACTGCATGTCTCTTCACCATGGAGGAGAGATCCCTCCTCTATGGCTCTTCCTGAGGATTCTTCATTTTTTGGAGGGAGTTTTTCCTCATGTGAATCAAGAGTCTAATGATAAAGGGTCTTGTATAGACTGAAAAGCCCTCTGGGGTGAATTTGCAGCctctacaaataaaaacacactgacttccCTTGACTTTGCCTTCTGATAGAAAGAATAAAGGTTATATAGTTAAACACTAAGTGGTAATTTGATGAGCGGTAACGATTTTTGAGACCTATGGCCACctactgaaaatgaaaaatatcaacCAGAAAAGGGTTTTGTAGAGAAGTATATTTTCCTGGTCATCATGTTACCATGGAACAATTTGTGTTAAGATCAGATTGTCACCAATTTGAAATTATGACTCTaattctttcaaaaaaaaaaaaagattgttatTGTAAACATGAGTTAAGTCCTTTGCTCAATGGGGTAAAGGCAGTTGATGGTTGTGTTAAACAATGTGATGAGTTACTTCTTTTTCGGCCTTACCAGTGTATGTAACATTTTTCCCAATAGAATAGACCTTGAGCTtaaagaattttaaataaaatctttaaacATTAGAATAGTGGCACTAAAATTTATGTGCCAGTCTCTGTAGAGACTGAACATGAAGTCTGTTGCACTTTCTCTCTTCAAACTCTCTATAACATACATAAGACaacactttaaaaatgttgatagGCCTGCCTGAGTTATAATGCATGACATAACTGATATGCATcaggcatttaaaaaaacaaaaaaacaacaacccagCAGTCATGTGTAATGAAGCAGGTCACATTACACTATAGTTACAAAACACATCTGAATACCTAGATTATACTCAGTAAGGTGTTTGCCTATTTTCAAATCCTGTTCTTCCTGACCACTGTGGATGCTCTGTGACCATAAGtcaatcaaagaaaaacaacttcttCCTTCAAAATGGGGCTTTGGATGTTTCTCTGGCTCTACAAACAGTCGTGGCATATAAACATTTGCTAACTCTCCAATCAGTATAAATGTTACTGAGGATagcattatttaaaaaataaatattttaaaaataagggGGTTTGCATTGAAGGAAAATAAGATAAACAAAAGGAATTATTATGTTAGTGCCTAACTTTTCATGATAGTCTACAAAGGCAAAACATCATTTTTCTCCCCTACCTTCTACTCTGGCCTCCAGATATTTATCCAGCTCAGCCTCCCGTTTCACTGCTTCTGGAGATACCTTTGGGGCCCCAGGAAAGCAGATTAACACAACACTCATATTGTCCCGACTTCCCTGTGGAAAATTAAGAAACAAACATAGAGGTCATGAAAATCATCCATGACACCAAAACAGACACGtgtgacaaaatgtcagtgtagatTTTGTAGACACGCCATACCTTGTACAAGCAGGTGTCAACAATTTCATTGCTGACTCTTTCAAGATCATCTGTCACCTCTAGCCTTGACCTGACAAAGTCACACAGTTCCTCATTGGCCATGACATCCCAGATGCCATCACAAGCTAGTATAATGAATTCATCTTCCCCCTCGCATCTCTCTATTGCATAAACTTCAGGCTCAGGTGAAACAAGCTGCTCTGTTGGGCCTTTTCCATGCACACACTTGTAGTCGAAGTCTCCCAGAGCTCGAGAGACAGCTAGGGACCCATTAACTCGCTGGATCATGACTGAGCCACCGGCATTCTGGATCCTTTCCTTCTCCAGAGGGTTGCTGGGTTTGTGATCCTGTGTGAAGAAGTGCACAGCTCCACCCCGGCTGAGGAGCCCCCGTGAGTCGCCACAGTTGATAAAGTAGATATGGTTCGGAGAAATCATCACTCCCACTGCGGTGGAGCCACTGCGATCCACACCATGCTTCTTCTCGGAGATGGTTCGCATGTGTTCATCAATCTGCAGGAATCCTGTTCGGATCCCGTTCTTCACGCTGTCCACAGAGGGGTCCTCCTGCAGAGCACTCTGGAAGTCTGAGTTGCTGGTGATGTGCTCCAGCAGGTGCTCACAGCAGTACTTGGCCACCTGAGAGCCAGCATGACCATCATAAACGGCAAAGAATGACCAGAGGTCGAGACCATGAGGCAGACCAattactgctgtgtgtgcatcttCCATCTCTACCCGCCAACCTTGCATGCTGCTCAGCCCATACCTCAGGTTGTTACCTTCACCATGGGAATTATATTTTTCCATCTTTGGTTTGTCCAGAAATGCACCCATTGTGTCCCTCTTAAAACCTGTAAgaaaaaataagagagagagacatctaTTTACAAGATACAGCAAACACTTAATGTTTTACACAACAGgcaataatttaaaaacttttaGACAAAATTCTGTTTCTAATCACTGTATTATGCAAAGACACCTTAAATTTTTGGGAAAATGTGGAATAATTTTCCAAAAGGTACACATTCTGTATGTCTCCTGCTGTACAGCTGGGCacaattttgaaaaaataattaaatcagaaaatctTTCCATTTGTAGAAAAGATTAGCATCTCAGAGCTGAGTTTAGACACCCTGCTCCAGTCTAAAAATAGCAGACCTGTGTACACATTTTTGCTACCTATTAGGAACACTACTAGTGTGGATCAAATTGAAACGCCCATAAACCACTGGCTGATCAAGTTTAGAACGAAATGTACTAACACGAATTAAGTTATTTAATCGTGTTTTGAATACACCGCTGACCAGCATCTCTCTGACCTTCGCAATGCAGAACACTTCACCACACTAGCTAGTCGAGGTTATATTAGTTAAAGCTATCGTTACATGCCTGCAgagctaacgctagctaacCGACTGACCAGTTACtcgataaacacacacacaatttcagGAGATCTGACAAATCCAACACTAACTCTAACGCTGTGGTGAGCTAATGTACACCACGAATCTGCCCAGTAAGTACAGCTTTTGCGGTTGGATTAAGGCGAAAAGTTATCTCTGTAGAAAGTCCAAACCACAacccaaataaacaaacagcctTGCTTACTTGCGGGCCTTGACCCTTGTCCCTCACAGCTAACTTTGACAGGCCTCCCTCTGCCATGGTCTGTTAACGTAACGCTCAGGCAAGGGGAGCCCTCGGCCTTGCTAACGTACTATGGCTACAATGCTAACTTCGCTAACGTAGCTAACTGCCCAACGTTCCCCTATAGTCGCTGGCTCAAGAGTGAACATCTTATCACTTACCAAATTTCCAAAATACCGGTTGACAGCAACGGAAGCTGCGACAGGGAGTAGGACTGACTGGCCGCAATTCACACCAGAGAGGGTACACCGACGAAACTAGGGGGTTTGCGGCGGTTTAGCTAGGCTAGCTAGCCAGTTAGCTAGCAATGAGCAATCGTCACTCAAGACTCAGTGCATATAAATTGTGTAAGTGCGGCGGTCCCTCTTGGCGTACGCCCGTGATGCATTACATTATCTCAGCTGGCGAACTAAAGTATATTCTACCAGGTTTTCTTGTAAATTTGTGAGCCGGAGCTTTGTGTGGCCAAGCCAGGGGGAAGCTGAAACGTCTGTCCCAGCCTCTCCACTTGACAGCTTGACAGCttgctagctaacgttagcttctGAGAGCACAGAGCCACTGAGACAGAACCCGGATGTTGCAGGTTGCGTACTCGAAAACATGACATCATCCCTGAAGAGTTGTGGCTTCTAAGGCTCATACACAGAGGGCATGTTTATAACAACACGGGAATATATACTGAAATATGTCCCACATATAGCTTTGAATTGAATGTGGccttggtttaaaaaaaatctatcttgCATCTATAGTGATGTGCGTACACGATGTTCTCCTGTCATTtaatgcatgtctgtgttttgattggGCTGAGTTTACACTTGGGATGGATTCAAGGCATTCAAACGTTTATTTGTCTCATACACAAGTGATGTAGAATCCAATGCCATGTGGCGTGGTCTGTGGTTTGTGCTTTAAAACTACTGTTAAAAAAAGTGCAAGGCAAAGtgcagacaaatacaaaatgatcatataaatgtaaatattgcaTTCCAGCTGGTAGAATAGTTTTCCTGTCTCATTCATCTGTTTGTTATTAAAACCCTAACAAGCAGGGCCATATCAAGGATTTCAGGAATTCTGAGGTCATGAGTCCAAGTGAGTTCAAGATTCTTAGgcatgtttatttattctttgaTCTAATATTTCCTGATTAGAAGATGCATCTAACTTTaaagtatatatattttatttaggcatagtgttttatttaaaactaaTGCACAGAGCAGTTTACTATATTTTGTAAGATGGAAAAGGAAGGTTCAAATCATGTTTATATTCCCTAATATCAATAGTCCTTCAGTGCTTTATATATTTGGACACAAAGTAGTCAGTAGTGAGATTTCATCAAGTTTTGTCAAGTCACTTCTGTTAAATAACCACCATGTATAACTATTTTAGAATAGAAAAGAGGACATGGAAAATAAAGAGGACATGATCTACATGACAGTTGTAGCATAATGTATGCTAACAAGCAATGTCATTAATGACTATGCTATTCTGTAGTGTTCAGAATTAGATAATGATGAACATGCATATATCTCTATTTCACAATCCAGAGTAGAAttaatgacaatgacaaattAGTAAGGCACACCTCACAGTAGAGGCTTACATGAATCAACTTCACGGTCTAAAATAATAACCAGAGAAAATTCAGATTTGAAATAGATACACGACCTGTTCCACCAACAAAAGCGAGTCTACAGTATATCCTTGATGCTATGAAACACTTTCAAATGGTGAATAATATGAGACAACCAGCACTTATTGTTTTAAAGTCTCATGTAATGATAATGATTCTACTGTAGAACAATCTGTACCTCTTCTAATAGAGCTCAGTGTCACAGTCAACATTTTTAGCTTCTCCTGTTCATTCTCTGTTGAGCTGTGTATTTTTTTGCCACATTAGGGGCCCCGGACAAATTTTTCCATGGATGCTTTGAATACTGCACATTTTAACATGGTGAGCATCAGCTGGCCTTATATTGCATTTTTATCTCTGTTCTGAAAGAGAATTTAGTTTTGAAACAATTATCAGTTTTAGAGAACCAGCAagtttctgtgtaaatgttgtGGTTGAATTTCATTATTGCAAAAAGCGGAAATTCACCACAGACAGTTTCTGCAACCTTAAGAGTGCAGGGAGAATGAACACTATTATccataaaattaaaaacagataaagaagAGAATTTTTATCCTACCAAAAAAATTCTTAAGTTGTTGATAACCTTCTGGATAACCTTTGATACCATTTTCATTCTTAGTTGATCAAAGTAAAAATGGTAACACTTCGTCCACTATATTAACATTAGTATATCGCTGTATTCTGCGTGGACGTCCTAAATTTCT
Coding sequences within it:
- the LOC108892629 gene encoding protein phosphatase 1A isoform X1, with the protein product MGAFLDKPKMEKYNSHGEGNNLRYGLSSMQGWRVEMEDAHTAVIGLPHGLDLWSFFAVYDGHAGSQVAKYCCEHLLEHITSNSDFQSALQEDPSVDSVKNGIRTGFLQIDEHMRTISEKKHGVDRSGSTAVGVMISPNHIYFINCGDSRGLLSRGGAVHFFTQDHKPSNPLEKERIQNAGGSVMIQRVNGSLAVSRALGDFDYKCVHGKGPTEQLVSPEPEVYAIERCEGEDEFIILACDGIWDVMANEELCDFVRSRLEVTDDLERVSNEIVDTCLYKGSRDNMSVVLICFPGAPKVSPEAVKREAELDKYLEARVEEIIKKQGDEGVPDLVHVMRTLASESIPNLPPGGELASKRSVIEAVYNKLNPYRSDDTDPDILFFRGFS
- the LOC108892629 gene encoding protein phosphatase 1A isoform X2 — its product is MGAFLDKPKMEKYNSHGEGNNLRYGLSSMQGWRVEMEDAHTAVIGLPHGLDLWSFFAVYDGHAGSQVAKYCCEHLLEHITSNSDFQSALQEDPSVDSVKNGIRTGFLQIDEHMRTISEKKHGVDRSGSTAVGVMISPNHIYFINCGDSRGLLSRGGAVHFFTQDHKPSNPLEKERIQNAGGSVMIQRVNGSLAVSRALGDFDYKCVHGKGPTEQLVSPEPEVYAIERCEGEDEFIILACDGIWDVMANEELCDFVRSRLEVTDDLERVSNEIVDTCLYKGSRDNMSVVLICFPGAPKVSPEAVKREAELDKYLEARVEEIIKKQGDEGVPDLVHVMRTLASESIPNLPPGGELASKRSVIEAVYNKLNPYRSDDTDSASTDDMW